A genomic window from Acidimicrobiales bacterium includes:
- a CDS encoding MmcQ/YjbR family DNA-binding protein — MATLNDAAALAMALPDVTEERGGHGNRLHWKVAGKMFAWERSLTKADVKRWGDAPLPEGDILAVRTEDLHEKEALLAEGVPGVFTMQHFDGYPAVLIELRLVKKPALKQLVVDAWLAMAPDTLAEAYLKRRKR, encoded by the coding sequence ATGGCAACGCTCAACGACGCCGCCGCGCTTGCGATGGCCTTGCCTGACGTCACCGAGGAGCGCGGCGGCCACGGCAACCGGTTGCACTGGAAGGTCGCCGGCAAGATGTTCGCCTGGGAGCGCTCGCTCACCAAGGCCGACGTGAAACGGTGGGGCGACGCGCCGCTGCCCGAAGGCGACATTCTCGCAGTGCGCACCGAAGACCTGCACGAGAAGGAAGCGCTGCTGGCCGAAGGCGTTCCGGGCGTGTTCACCATGCAGCACTTCGACGGCTATCCGGCAGTGCTGATCGAACTGCGGCTGGTAAAGAAGCCGGCGCTGAAGCAACTCGTCGTCGACGCCTGGTTGGCCATGGCCCCCGACACATTGGCCGAGGCGTACCTGAAGAGGCGGAAGCGTTAA
- a CDS encoding amidohydrolase family protein, with amino-acid sequence MSRPARIVDAHVHLWDPANTEWYPYLSGRQQLNMGDTTGMQRRFDVDTYRRESEGWNVVGLVNVAAATGLHSIDETLAMDGRDGVDAIVGGLPPTETVADAIALLDKQLGAKKFRGVRPMGQFKEPLPAPEVLRALAERNLVFEVMTHTDQLVDAARGLAGHDGLTVVVEHTGWPTSSTDEEFAAWKAGIDALAAVGPNVVCKLSGLAMPLGEMSADAFGPWVEHALGAFGADRCMFASNFPVDGMHGTLDQLLTVMNTLVPDADLDAVFAATAERVYRL; translated from the coding sequence GTGAGCCGGCCGGCGCGCATCGTCGACGCGCACGTACATCTGTGGGACCCGGCGAACACCGAGTGGTACCCGTACCTGTCGGGTCGCCAGCAGCTGAACATGGGCGACACGACGGGCATGCAGCGCCGCTTCGACGTGGACACCTACCGGCGCGAGTCGGAGGGTTGGAACGTGGTCGGTTTGGTGAACGTCGCGGCGGCGACCGGCCTGCACTCGATCGACGAGACGCTGGCGATGGACGGACGCGACGGCGTCGACGCCATCGTCGGCGGCCTGCCGCCGACCGAGACCGTCGCCGACGCCATTGCATTGCTGGACAAGCAGCTGGGCGCGAAGAAGTTCCGCGGCGTGCGCCCCATGGGCCAGTTCAAGGAACCGCTGCCTGCGCCCGAGGTGTTGCGCGCCCTGGCGGAACGCAACCTCGTGTTCGAGGTGATGACACACACCGACCAGCTGGTCGACGCCGCCCGCGGCCTCGCCGGCCACGACGGGCTCACTGTTGTCGTCGAGCACACCGGCTGGCCCACGTCGTCGACCGACGAAGAGTTCGCCGCGTGGAAGGCTGGGATCGACGCGCTCGCCGCCGTGGGTCCGAACGTCGTGTGCAAGCTTTCGGGCCTCGCCATGCCGCTCGGCGAAATGTCCGCCGATGCGTTCGGGCCGTGGGTGGAGCACGCGCTCGGGGCGTTCGGCGCCGACCGGTGCATGTTCGCCAGCAACTTCCCCGTCGACGGCATGCACGGTACCCTCGACCAGCTGCTCACGGTGATGAACACGTTGGTGCCCGACGCCGATCTCGACGCCGTGTTCGCCGCCACCGCCGAGCGCGTCTACCGCCTTTAA
- a CDS encoding SDR family oxidoreductase: MSRVVVVTGGGNGIGAAVAAELHRQGWYVVTVDPMVSLDGSQKVEPATPAVGDRAVDLSVTDADGVHALFAALVNEFGALDAVVNVAGISRPTSFTAGSEEDWRAVLSVHLDGYRNVLAAALPLMEAAGHGRILGVTSGSGWRFGDAGAYGCAKRAVAALTWQLGACAPDGVVVNAMSPIAVTRMVTAALERAGAAGAKGANAGPLFGTMPQPEEIGPLGAFLVSDDFTWCTGEIVFAGGSEAAVVEAPRLLEVIPSAALADAGAALLAAEASQSSGGGSNPRTFGPVAVDAPAIATCALVSDRPAVADAIAAALKERGVDCTPIASREELGDADALVVALAGSPPSASPTWDGVLAEHDDLVEALFTDAMWARAVADADRPMRLVTVTDAATAGGFSRAQAAAQHARPARKTTKDRVAAFAVSDEGASADEVGAFVSWLASAPETVELSGAELVAGPGWYGIRSHPRAGTSIVLGGAVVPPWLNDALKDVIR, translated from the coding sequence GTGAGTCGGGTCGTCGTCGTCACCGGAGGCGGGAACGGCATCGGCGCCGCCGTCGCCGCCGAATTGCACCGGCAGGGTTGGTACGTCGTCACCGTCGACCCGATGGTCTCCCTCGACGGGTCGCAGAAGGTCGAGCCCGCGACGCCGGCGGTGGGCGATCGCGCCGTGGACCTGTCGGTCACCGACGCCGACGGCGTGCACGCGCTGTTCGCCGCGCTGGTCAACGAGTTCGGCGCGCTCGACGCGGTGGTCAACGTCGCCGGGATCAGCCGGCCGACGTCGTTCACCGCCGGCAGCGAGGAGGACTGGCGCGCCGTGCTGTCCGTGCACCTCGACGGCTACCGCAACGTGCTTGCCGCCGCGCTGCCGTTGATGGAAGCCGCCGGGCACGGGCGCATCCTCGGCGTGACGTCGGGTTCGGGGTGGCGCTTCGGCGACGCGGGCGCCTACGGCTGCGCCAAGCGCGCCGTCGCGGCCCTGACGTGGCAGCTGGGCGCGTGCGCCCCCGATGGCGTCGTCGTCAACGCCATGTCGCCCATCGCGGTCACGCGCATGGTGACCGCGGCCCTCGAACGCGCCGGCGCCGCCGGGGCCAAGGGGGCCAACGCCGGGCCGCTGTTCGGCACGATGCCGCAGCCCGAGGAGATCGGGCCGCTCGGCGCCTTCCTGGTGAGCGACGACTTCACCTGGTGCACCGGCGAGATCGTCTTCGCCGGCGGTTCGGAAGCGGCGGTGGTCGAAGCGCCCCGCCTGCTCGAAGTGATCCCGTCGGCCGCGCTCGCCGACGCCGGCGCCGCGCTGCTGGCGGCGGAGGCCTCGCAGTCCAGCGGCGGCGGCAGCAACCCGCGGACGTTCGGGCCGGTCGCGGTTGACGCACCGGCGATCGCGACGTGCGCGCTGGTGTCGGACCGTCCCGCCGTCGCCGACGCCATCGCGGCGGCGTTGAAGGAGCGCGGCGTCGATTGCACTCCGATTGCGTCGCGCGAAGAACTCGGCGACGCCGACGCGCTCGTCGTCGCCCTGGCCGGTTCGCCGCCGTCCGCGTCACCAACCTGGGACGGCGTGCTCGCCGAACACGACGACCTCGTCGAGGCGCTGTTCACCGACGCGATGTGGGCCCGCGCCGTCGCCGACGCCGATCGACCTATGCGACTGGTGACGGTGACCGACGCCGCGACCGCCGGCGGCTTCAGCCGTGCGCAGGCGGCGGCACAGCACGCCCGCCCGGCGCGCAAGACGACGAAAGATCGCGTCGCGGCGTTCGCGGTCAGCGACGAGGGCGCGTCCGCCGACGAGGTCGGCGCGTTCGTGTCGTGGCTGGCGAGCGCGCCCGAGACCGTCGAGTTGTCGGGCGCCGAGCTCGTCGCCGGTCCGGGTTGGTACGGCATCCGCAGCCACCCGCGCGCCGGCACGAGCATCGTGCTCGGCGGCGCGGTGGTACCGCCGTGGTTGAACGACGCGCTCAAGGACGTCATCCGGTGA
- a CDS encoding NAD(P)/FAD-dependent oxidoreductase, translating to MSPFDQEAVKAKYLAERDKRLVAGRTAIRDLKSDAYFARFREDPFTPIAPRAPLADDVDVCIIGGGIAGVLAGAQLRKAGVEKIRILDQAGGIGGTWYWNRYPGVMCDVESYIYLPMLEEMGYVPTRRYASGEEIRRYLESLAQRFDLVAPALFHTGVTRAEWDDTAARWRVETDRGDNFSARYYVVATGILNLMKLPAIPGMENFGGHAFHTARWDYEYTGGGPDQPLDKLADKVVGLVGTGATGIQALPPLAAAAKHVYVFQRTPSAIGVRGNRDTEPTFVDTCTPGWQKARMDNFQAQMLGKTVDADLTDDGWTHHYAKVQNAPRWKGMTYEEYMRNAEEIDFGIMEEHRQRVDAIVRDKATAEILKPYYRYLCKRPCFHDEYLDAYNNDNVTLVDCPAGFDEVTSKGPVVNGHQYELDCIVYATGFEAELTPLPRRIGHELVGRDGVTLAEKFADGASTMFGMMTRGFPNMFIMPTPALQSVVTVNYTQLAVVGSEFVGGAVRVLDERGAKVFDVAADAEDAWTNKVMESFIDPSHVMSACTPSRLNNEGDPGSINPRNGNWGRGFGDFFGYRDLLEEWVASGECDGLEVS from the coding sequence GTGTCACCTTTCGATCAGGAAGCCGTCAAGGCGAAGTATCTCGCCGAGCGCGACAAGCGCTTGGTCGCGGGCCGTACCGCGATCCGCGACCTCAAGAGCGACGCGTACTTCGCCAGGTTCCGCGAGGATCCCTTCACGCCCATCGCGCCGCGCGCGCCGCTCGCCGACGACGTCGACGTGTGCATCATCGGCGGCGGCATCGCCGGGGTGCTCGCCGGTGCGCAGCTGCGCAAGGCCGGCGTCGAGAAGATTCGCATCCTCGACCAAGCCGGCGGGATCGGCGGCACGTGGTACTGGAACCGCTACCCGGGCGTCATGTGCGACGTCGAGTCCTACATCTACCTGCCGATGCTGGAGGAGATGGGCTACGTGCCGACGCGGCGCTACGCGTCGGGCGAAGAAATCCGTCGCTACCTCGAGTCGCTGGCGCAGCGCTTCGATCTGGTGGCGCCGGCGCTGTTCCACACCGGCGTGACTCGCGCCGAGTGGGACGACACCGCGGCGCGCTGGCGCGTCGAGACCGACCGCGGCGACAACTTCTCGGCGCGCTACTACGTCGTCGCTACCGGCATATTGAATCTGATGAAGCTGCCGGCGATTCCGGGTATGGAGAACTTCGGCGGACACGCCTTCCACACGGCGCGGTGGGACTACGAGTACACCGGCGGCGGACCCGATCAACCCCTCGACAAACTGGCCGACAAGGTCGTCGGTCTCGTCGGTACGGGAGCCACCGGCATCCAGGCGCTGCCTCCGCTCGCGGCGGCGGCGAAGCACGTGTACGTGTTCCAGCGCACGCCGTCGGCCATCGGCGTGCGCGGCAATCGCGACACCGAACCGACCTTCGTCGACACGTGCACGCCCGGCTGGCAGAAGGCGCGCATGGACAACTTCCAGGCGCAGATGCTGGGCAAGACGGTCGACGCTGATCTAACCGACGACGGCTGGACGCACCACTACGCCAAGGTGCAGAACGCGCCGCGGTGGAAGGGGATGACGTACGAGGAGTACATGCGCAACGCCGAAGAGATCGACTTCGGCATCATGGAAGAGCACCGCCAGCGGGTCGACGCCATCGTGCGCGACAAGGCAACGGCCGAGATCCTCAAGCCCTACTACCGCTACCTGTGTAAGCGGCCGTGCTTCCACGACGAGTACCTCGACGCCTACAACAACGACAACGTGACCCTCGTCGACTGCCCGGCCGGGTTCGACGAAGTGACGAGCAAGGGCCCCGTCGTCAACGGGCACCAGTACGAACTCGACTGCATCGTCTACGCCACCGGTTTCGAGGCCGAGTTGACGCCCCTGCCGCGCCGCATCGGTCACGAGCTGGTCGGGCGTGACGGCGTGACGCTGGCCGAGAAGTTCGCTGACGGCGCGTCGACGATGTTCGGGATGATGACGCGGGGCTTCCCGAACATGTTCATCATGCCGACGCCCGCGCTCCAGTCGGTCGTGACGGTCAACTACACGCAATTGGCGGTGGTCGGTTCGGAGTTCGTCGGCGGCGCGGTGCGCGTGCTCGACGAGCGCGGCGCCAAAGTGTTCGACGTCGCGGCCGACGCCGAGGACGCGTGGACGAACAAGGTGATGGAGTCCTTCATCGACCCGAGCCACGTGATGTCGGCGTGCACGCCGTCACGGCTCAACAACGAAGGCGACCCGGGCTCGATCAACCCGCGCAACGGCAACTGGGGCCGCGGTTTCGGCGACTTCTTCGGCTACCGCGACCTGCTCGAGGAGTGGGTCGCCAGCGGCGAGTGCGACGGCCTCGAAGTGTCGTGA
- a CDS encoding DoxX family protein: protein MNDTGSVAFALLILRCGVGAVMLAHGIRHIFGGGKIQGTAGWFASLGMKPGIVHAWLASLTEVGAGVSLVLGFLTPLGAAGVVGTMLVALVTNHFRNGFFIFYKGEGYEYVMTLVIAGLALSALGGGKWSVDHAIDLGWTHKTGLGIGFLGVLGALALLAVFWRRPPPADA, encoded by the coding sequence ATGAACGACACGGGCTCGGTCGCCTTCGCGCTGCTCATCCTGCGTTGCGGGGTCGGCGCGGTCATGCTCGCCCACGGCATCCGCCACATTTTCGGCGGCGGAAAGATCCAAGGCACCGCCGGATGGTTCGCCAGCCTCGGCATGAAGCCCGGCATCGTGCACGCGTGGCTGGCGTCGCTCACCGAGGTCGGCGCCGGCGTGTCGCTCGTGCTCGGCTTCCTCACTCCCCTCGGGGCGGCGGGCGTCGTCGGCACAATGCTCGTCGCCCTCGTGACGAACCACTTCCGCAACGGGTTCTTCATCTTCTACAAGGGCGAGGGCTACGAGTACGTCATGACGCTGGTCATCGCCGGGCTTGCCCTGAGCGCACTGGGCGGCGGCAAGTGGTCCGTCGACCACGCCATCGACCTCGGCTGGACCCACAAGACCGGCCTCGGGATCGGCTTCCTCGGCGTACTGGGCGCGCTGGCGCTGCTCGCCGTGTTCTGGCGGCGGCCGCCGCCGGCCGACGCGTAG
- a CDS encoding MFS transporter, translating to MTTPARTRKAPAAKKAAPAAKTATAKKATAARKAPAKKATAAKKTATKKAASPRPPTDVAEIVDYESALEKAIDVAALEGLPIAAPPPDPAPATATTKPKWTPLAAFHALNESVGNASLVPLFILLGLSAVERFDAIAFGVLSPEIQKHFHLTDAKIATISGLTAAVPILLSVPLGYLADRVNRVRLSVLAAFIWGITAIFTGLAPILLIFILARLVGGVGLLINEPVHPSLLSDWYPPESLTRVNSWHRQAGTIGLIGGPLAGVLGDIIGWRSTFVVLAIPTFVLAFVLLGQKEPPRGGAAFDLNGGQKSPSIGQAFKRIRAIRSARRTWVSAFLFGSGTLPFATFLNLYLQKVFDLKPFERGIFTAIFGGAGAFGLAFSTKAVGKYSMKYGFKALPVVSGGMVTLLGIGVLLMAGAPNAWVAGIFACVAGIGSTGFLPPYLTLVALVTPANVRSQAFSWSLLFYALGALTFSGVVGGIADQHGYRVAFIVLAALVIAGGLIATTARNMIDEDIANSVNS from the coding sequence ATGACTACGCCGGCGCGCACGCGTAAGGCACCCGCGGCCAAGAAGGCCGCGCCCGCGGCCAAAACGGCTACGGCCAAGAAGGCGACCGCGGCGCGCAAGGCGCCGGCGAAGAAGGCGACGGCCGCCAAGAAGACCGCGACCAAGAAGGCCGCTTCCCCCCGCCCGCCCACCGACGTCGCCGAAATCGTCGACTACGAGTCGGCGCTCGAGAAGGCGATCGACGTCGCGGCGCTCGAAGGGCTGCCGATTGCGGCGCCGCCGCCCGATCCGGCACCGGCCACCGCCACGACCAAGCCGAAGTGGACGCCGCTCGCGGCGTTCCACGCGCTGAACGAATCGGTCGGCAACGCCAGTCTCGTTCCGCTCTTCATCCTCTTGGGTCTGTCAGCGGTCGAACGCTTCGACGCCATCGCGTTCGGCGTGCTCTCACCGGAGATTCAGAAGCACTTTCACCTGACCGACGCCAAGATCGCGACGATCTCCGGCCTCACCGCCGCCGTGCCGATCCTGCTGTCGGTGCCGCTCGGCTACCTCGCCGACCGCGTGAATCGCGTCCGGCTGTCGGTGCTCGCCGCGTTCATCTGGGGCATCACGGCGATTTTCACCGGCCTCGCCCCGATCCTGCTGATCTTCATCCTCGCCCGTCTCGTCGGCGGCGTCGGCCTGCTGATCAACGAGCCGGTGCACCCCAGCCTGCTGTCGGACTGGTACCCGCCGGAAAGCCTCACGCGGGTCAACAGCTGGCACCGCCAGGCGGGCACCATCGGACTCATCGGCGGACCGCTCGCCGGCGTCCTCGGCGACATCATCGGCTGGCGTTCGACCTTCGTCGTGTTGGCCATTCCGACCTTCGTGCTGGCCTTCGTCCTCCTCGGCCAGAAGGAACCGCCCCGCGGCGGCGCCGCCTTCGACCTCAACGGCGGCCAGAAGTCACCCTCGATCGGCCAGGCCTTCAAGCGCATTCGCGCCATCCGCTCCGCCCGTCGCACGTGGGTCTCGGCGTTCCTGTTCGGCAGCGGCACGCTGCCTTTCGCCACCTTCCTCAACCTGTACCTCCAGAAGGTGTTCGACCTCAAGCCGTTCGAACGCGGCATCTTCACCGCCATCTTCGGCGGCGCCGGCGCCTTCGGCCTCGCCTTCTCCACCAAGGCCGTCGGCAAGTACTCGATGAAGTACGGCTTCAAGGCTCTGCCCGTCGTCAGCGGCGGCATGGTCACGCTCCTCGGCATCGGCGTGCTGCTGATGGCGGGCGCGCCGAACGCGTGGGTCGCCGGCATCTTCGCCTGCGTCGCCGGCATCGGGTCGACGGGCTTCCTGCCGCCATACCTCACGCTCGTCGCGCTGGTGACACCGGCGAACGTGCGCAGCCAGGCGTTCTCGTGGTCGTTGCTGTTCTACGCCCTCGGCGCCCTCACGTTCTCGGGCGTGGTCGGTGGCATCGCCGACCAGCACGGCTACCGCGTGGCGTTCATCGTGCTCGCCGCGCTGGTCATCGCCGGTGGCCTCATCGCGACGACGGCGCGCAACATGATCGACGAGGACATCGCCAACTCCGTCAACTCGTAA
- a CDS encoding VOC family protein, whose amino-acid sequence MRLAHVAIRVPDVDAAVAWYESVLGLTVLSPPYLMEGDAITDDMGELLPTRPVAVKAAIVGNDAGDHVIEVIGYPNEPIPANPPRAITDAGISHVGVVCDDIDAARARIEAEGGTFIVSGTADVARLRTTWFRDPWGVVFILMQKHDATKAYWRQY is encoded by the coding sequence GTGCGCCTCGCCCACGTCGCCATCCGCGTGCCCGACGTCGACGCCGCGGTGGCGTGGTACGAGTCGGTACTCGGCCTCACGGTGCTGTCGCCTCCGTACCTGATGGAAGGCGACGCGATCACCGACGACATGGGCGAGTTGCTGCCGACACGTCCGGTGGCGGTCAAGGCGGCCATCGTCGGCAACGACGCCGGCGACCACGTGATCGAAGTCATCGGCTACCCCAACGAGCCGATCCCGGCGAACCCGCCGCGTGCGATCACCGACGCCGGCATCTCGCATGTCGGAGTCGTGTGCGACGACATCGACGCCGCCCGGGCGCGTATCGAGGCCGAGGGCGGCACGTTCATCGTGTCGGGCACGGCCGACGTCGCCCGCCTGCGCACGACGTGGTTCCGCGACCCGTGGGGCGTCGTGTTCATCCTCATGCAGAAGCACGACGCCACCAAGGCGTACTGGCGCCAGTACTAA
- a CDS encoding VTT domain-containing protein codes for MPRSNRRRDAERARQTLLWLAGVRTALSVLAFPLAPFLFRKHFLLLVLMRPSQVVLLIGAILARQGDVNLWAMIAAALPLQLFVVWLYFALGQRWEHDIRSDTKLPFVVSRLLHPEQIRRLRAVVRKRGLRFVALARFALFPTGLLAATAGASDVERRQFFAVDGAALAVAMAFAIGLGYVLGFSQHEAEVWIAVGGVAGLLALSGALTFYLWPR; via the coding sequence GTGCCGCGCTCGAACCGTCGCCGCGACGCTGAGCGCGCCCGCCAAACGTTGTTGTGGCTGGCGGGCGTGCGCACCGCGCTGAGCGTGTTGGCGTTTCCGCTGGCGCCGTTTCTGTTTCGCAAGCACTTCTTGCTGCTGGTGCTCATGCGGCCGAGCCAGGTCGTGCTGCTGATCGGGGCGATCCTGGCGCGCCAGGGTGACGTCAACCTGTGGGCGATGATCGCCGCCGCGCTGCCGCTGCAGTTGTTCGTCGTGTGGCTGTACTTCGCGCTCGGCCAGCGGTGGGAGCACGACATCCGCTCCGACACGAAGCTGCCCTTCGTCGTGTCCCGGCTGCTGCATCCCGAACAGATCCGCCGCCTGCGCGCCGTCGTGCGCAAACGCGGGTTGCGCTTCGTCGCGCTGGCGCGCTTCGCCCTGTTCCCGACCGGCTTGCTGGCGGCGACCGCCGGCGCGTCCGACGTCGAGCGGCGCCAGTTCTTCGCCGTCGACGGCGCGGCGCTGGCCGTCGCCATGGCGTTCGCGATCGGCCTCGGGTACGTGCTCGGCTTCAGCCAGCACGAAGCTGAGGTATGGATCGCCGTCGGTGGAGTGGCCGGCCTGCTGGCGCTCAGCGGCGCGCTGACCTTCTACCTCTGGCCGCGTTAG
- a CDS encoding M15 family metallopeptidase, which produces MRRTAFAVVFAALLPFVAVQPALAKSKTESARRAAAAAKAKLAQVTAQVQAQQARSAAATQAASAARQRLRSAQVAEAEVEHHLAQVRASVHDIALRFYMSGITNAGTGNLAALDPAAAARADFLRSSALGLQSDVADELAATRQDLEAKRKAAESAAALAASRSRTAASALASLRASQAQQLRLVGATESSYLASLREDQLAARNTHYVRGAKISLTTVHGITVATSIADNLGRMLDAADADGYHFSGSGYRSSESQIALRRAHCGSSSYDVYDKPSSQCHPPTARPGTSMHEQGLAVDFSYNGSVINSHSNAGFQWLRGHAARYGFYNLPSEAWHWSVNGN; this is translated from the coding sequence GTGCGCCGGACCGCTTTCGCCGTCGTCTTCGCCGCGCTCTTGCCCTTCGTAGCGGTTCAACCCGCGCTGGCCAAGAGCAAGACCGAGTCGGCGCGTCGCGCCGCGGCGGCGGCCAAGGCGAAGCTGGCGCAGGTCACGGCGCAGGTTCAGGCGCAGCAGGCGCGCAGCGCCGCGGCGACGCAGGCCGCGTCGGCGGCGCGCCAACGCCTGCGCAGCGCGCAGGTCGCCGAAGCCGAGGTCGAGCACCATCTGGCGCAGGTGCGGGCGTCGGTGCACGACATCGCGCTGCGCTTCTACATGAGCGGTATTACCAACGCCGGCACGGGCAATCTCGCGGCGCTCGATCCCGCCGCCGCGGCCCGCGCCGACTTCTTGCGCTCGTCCGCCCTGGGTCTCCAGTCCGACGTGGCCGACGAACTGGCTGCTACCCGACAGGACCTCGAGGCCAAGCGCAAAGCGGCGGAGTCGGCCGCTGCACTGGCGGCCAGCCGATCCCGCACCGCCGCGAGCGCGCTGGCGTCGTTGCGCGCGTCGCAGGCTCAGCAACTCCGCCTCGTCGGCGCCACCGAGTCGAGTTACCTCGCATCGTTGCGTGAAGACCAGCTGGCGGCGCGCAACACCCACTACGTCCGCGGCGCGAAGATCTCACTGACGACGGTGCACGGCATCACGGTCGCGACCTCGATCGCCGACAACCTCGGGCGCATGCTCGACGCCGCCGACGCCGACGGCTACCACTTCTCGGGGTCGGGCTACCGCAGCTCGGAAAGTCAGATCGCCCTGCGCCGCGCCCACTGCGGTTCGAGTTCGTACGACGTCTACGACAAGCCGTCCTCGCAGTGTCACCCGCCGACGGCGCGCCCCGGCACGTCGATGCACGAGCAGGGCCTCGCCGTCGACTTTTCCTACAACGGCAGCGTCATCAACAGCCACAGCAACGCCGGCTTCCAGTGGTTGCGAGGTCACGCCGCCCGCTACGGCTTCTACAACCTGCCGAGCGAGGCGTGGCACTGGAGCGTCAACGGCAACTGA
- a CDS encoding SDR family oxidoreductase has protein sequence MTRRTAVVTGGSSGIGLACGRLLAAADYDVVLTARRADPLQAAAAAIGARWVAGDSAEVDSFAAVVAACERVDLLVHAAGVLDGNFVRKESVDTFDAIIRTNLRSAFVVSSAVLPVMPERGRMVFLSSSSAHAPQPGRAAYSASKAGLNAFAGAMAKEVERDGINVHVVTTGPVATPMLDDVRFPMLALTPEDVARTVVWLDSLPPSVALFEVAVESVQQGPFAPAAFVPEAARKLGRTEIS, from the coding sequence ATGACTCGACGCACAGCGGTGGTGACGGGCGGTAGCAGCGGCATCGGCCTGGCGTGCGGGCGCCTGCTCGCCGCCGCCGACTACGACGTCGTGTTGACGGCGCGCCGCGCCGATCCGCTGCAGGCCGCCGCCGCCGCCATCGGGGCGCGCTGGGTGGCGGGCGACAGCGCGGAGGTCGACTCGTTCGCGGCGGTCGTCGCCGCGTGCGAACGCGTGGACCTGCTCGTGCACGCGGCGGGCGTGCTCGACGGCAACTTCGTGCGCAAGGAATCGGTCGACACCTTCGACGCCATCATCCGCACCAACCTGCGGTCGGCCTTCGTCGTGTCCTCCGCCGTGCTGCCGGTCATGCCCGAGCGTGGCCGCATGGTGTTCCTGTCGTCGTCGTCCGCGCACGCCCCCCAGCCCGGGCGCGCCGCCTACAGCGCGTCGAAGGCCGGGCTGAACGCGTTCGCCGGGGCGATGGCGAAAGAAGTCGAGCGCGACGGCATCAACGTGCACGTCGTCACGACGGGTCCGGTGGCAACGCCGATGCTCGACGACGTGCGCTTCCCGATGCTCGCCCTCACCCCCGAGGACGTGGCGCGCACAGTGGTGTGGCTCGACTCGTTGCCACCCAGCGTGGCGCTTTTCGAGGTGGCGGTGGAATCCGTGCAGCAGGGCCCCTTTGCGCCCGCCGCGTTCGTGCCCGAGGCGGCCCGCAAGCTGGGGAGAACCGAGATTTCGTAG
- a CDS encoding enoyl-CoA hydratase/isomerase family protein, which produces MYGLAGISVTANNAVRVITLDRPDELNAFSGELHDSFVQLWSRLRDDTDARAVVLTGAGRAFSAGGSYADFERRRVDLDFRQHEMDHARDIVMGMIDCPLPVVAAVNGPAVGLGCTVATLCDVVFMADGAFLADPHVSVALVAGDGSAVSWPAHTSLLKAKQYLLTGDRIPAEAAVSIGMANFVVPRDKLLDAALAFAHRLAAQPPQAVRESKRILNEVLRRNAERALQSGLDAEYASHDTPEYAASAEAMKPKP; this is translated from the coding sequence GTGTACGGACTCGCAGGTATTTCGGTGACGGCGAATAACGCGGTGCGCGTCATCACGCTCGATCGCCCCGACGAACTCAACGCCTTCTCCGGCGAGCTGCACGACTCGTTCGTGCAGCTGTGGAGCCGCCTGCGTGACGACACGGACGCCCGCGCCGTCGTGCTCACCGGCGCCGGGCGCGCCTTCAGCGCCGGTGGGTCCTACGCCGACTTCGAGCGCCGGCGCGTCGACCTCGACTTCCGCCAGCACGAGATGGATCACGCCCGCGACATCGTGATGGGGATGATCGACTGCCCGCTGCCGGTCGTGGCCGCCGTCAATGGTCCGGCGGTCGGCCTCGGCTGCACCGTCGCCACACTGTGCGACGTCGTGTTCATGGCCGACGGCGCGTTTCTCGCGGACCCGCACGTGTCGGTGGCGCTCGTCGCCGGCGACGGCAGCGCGGTGTCGTGGCCAGCGCACACGTCGCTGTTAAAAGCGAAGCAGTACCTCCTCACGGGAGACCGCATTCCCGCCGAGGCCGCCGTCTCCATCGGCATGGCGAACTTCGTGGTGCCGCGCGACAAATTGCTCGACGCCGCGCTCGCCTTCGCCCACCGCCTCGCCGCTCAGCCGCCCCAAGCGGTGCGCGAGTCCAAGCGCATCCTCAACGAGGTGCTGCGCCGTAACGCCGAGCGCGCCCTGCAATCGGGCCTCGACGCCGAATACGCCTCCCACGACACCCCCGAATACGCCGCTTCAGCGGAGGCCATGAAACCCAAACCCTGA